A genome region from Candidatus Cloacimonadota bacterium includes the following:
- the abc-f gene encoding ABC-F type ribosomal protection protein, translating to MIEISIGNLEKRFGDLAILDGLSFDVQRGDRAGIIGRNGCGKTTLFRIIAGIEDYNKGSVSVRNNSTIGYLQQIPQFDDSTSVLDVLNFAFVSVNKMQLEIEKIEHKMRNMTEENSTKLMKNYHRLQTEFELRDGYNIEVKLNKVCTGLKINSAMQTRKFKSLSGGEKTTVMLGQLLLKNPEILLLDEPTNHLDIESVEWLEHFLAEYSGTVVLVSHDRYFLDKLVNKIIEIEDGKATTHSGNYTSYKVDKEKKIELQFKAFKNQQKKIKAMQEAIKRFRDWGGRADNPAMFKKAFNLEKRLEKMEKLEKPTESGSINLRFTTEHRSGKDVLRISELKKSFDDQLILDDLEFNLFYKERVCIIGKNGSGKSTIFKLILDELEADSGEVKIGSRVKIGYLQQEVEFTDEDISLIDFYRTEFPLSETQARTQLAGFLFFGNEVYKRISILSGGEKVRLKLCVMMHKNINLLLLDEPTNHLDLESIEAMEESLHNFKGTILFISHDRYFINKMANKIVAISEKKLKSYSGNYNFYKRKKTEEQQFEEKDIFVEIEQSQKIEKKKEYQDRKKEANRRKNLKRRLANIEHEIKLLENDIQSKQDEMSEFGSDYKKLCEIQETIDLDMKKISLLFSEWEKSDNEKK from the coding sequence GATGGCTTATCGTTTGATGTTCAGAGAGGAGATCGTGCTGGAATTATTGGAAGAAATGGCTGCGGGAAAACCACACTATTTCGGATAATTGCCGGTATCGAAGATTATAATAAAGGGTCAGTTTCTGTTCGTAATAATTCCACGATTGGTTATTTGCAACAAATTCCTCAATTTGATGATTCTACCTCTGTGCTTGATGTTTTGAATTTCGCATTTGTTAGTGTAAACAAAATGCAATTGGAAATCGAAAAAATTGAGCACAAAATGAGAAATATGACTGAGGAAAACAGCACCAAACTAATGAAAAATTATCACCGGTTACAAACAGAATTCGAACTGCGAGATGGATATAATATCGAAGTGAAATTGAACAAAGTTTGCACCGGATTAAAGATAAATTCTGCAATGCAAACCAGAAAGTTCAAAAGTCTTAGCGGTGGTGAAAAAACAACCGTTATGTTGGGACAATTACTGCTAAAGAATCCGGAAATTCTTCTTCTTGATGAACCCACAAATCATCTTGATATTGAATCTGTGGAGTGGCTGGAACATTTTCTGGCAGAATATAGCGGAACTGTTGTATTAGTTTCGCATGATAGATATTTTTTGGATAAATTGGTTAATAAAATTATCGAAATTGAGGACGGTAAAGCGACTACTCATTCCGGAAATTACACTTCGTATAAAGTTGATAAAGAGAAGAAAATTGAATTGCAATTCAAGGCTTTTAAAAACCAGCAAAAAAAAATCAAAGCAATGCAGGAGGCAATTAAGAGATTTCGCGATTGGGGAGGGCGGGCTGATAATCCAGCTATGTTCAAAAAGGCATTTAATTTGGAAAAACGACTGGAAAAAATGGAGAAACTCGAAAAGCCGACTGAATCCGGTTCAATAAATTTGCGTTTTACTACAGAACACCGTTCCGGAAAAGATGTGTTGCGGATAAGTGAGTTGAAAAAATCATTTGACGATCAATTAATTTTGGATGATCTTGAATTCAATCTTTTTTACAAAGAACGAGTGTGTATTATCGGTAAAAATGGTTCCGGAAAATCCACGATATTTAAGCTGATTTTGGATGAATTGGAAGCTGACAGTGGCGAAGTAAAAATTGGTTCAAGAGTAAAAATCGGTTATTTGCAACAAGAAGTAGAATTCACAGATGAAGATATTTCTCTTATTGATTTTTATCGAACGGAATTTCCGCTTAGCGAAACTCAAGCCCGAACTCAATTAGCCGGATTTCTTTTTTTCGGAAATGAAGTATATAAGAGGATAAGTATTTTGTCCGGGGGTGAAAAAGTTCGTCTCAAATTATGCGTTATGATGCATAAAAATATCAATCTGCTTCTTTTGGATGAACCGACTAACCATTTGGATTTAGAATCCATTGAAGCAATGGAGGAATCTTTGCATAATTTCAAGGGAACAATACTTTTCATTTCTCATGATCGCTATTTTATTAATAAAATGGCAAATAAAATAGTGGCTATATCGGAAAAAAAACTAAAAAGTTATTCGGGAAATTATAATTTTTACAAAAGAAAAAAAACAGAGGAGCAGCAATTTGAAGAAAAAGATATCTTTGTGGAAATCGAACAATCGCAAAAAATTGAAAAGAAGAAAGAATATCAAGATCGCAAAAAAGAGGCTAATAGAAGAAAGAATTTAAAAAGACGACTTGCAAATATTGAGCATGAAATTAAATTATTGGAAAATGATATTCAAAGTAAGCAGGATGAGATGAGCGAGTTTGGTTCTGATTACAAAAAACTATGCGAAATTCAGGAAACAATTGATCTGGATATGAAAAAGATAAGTCTTCTTTTTAGTGAATGGGAAAAATCAGATAATGAAAAAAAATAA
- a CDS encoding HAD family phosphatase → MKKNKFEAIIFDLGQVVIDVQPSIEYWSEIMGVNATEFGENFLLSGTYHAFEKGLISPAKFRDDIRNFYKIKFSAKEFDRGWNEILIKLVDGIDELITNLKDQYRLVVLSNTNEIHIPVFEKRFRTTMEKFEKKFYSCRIQARKPEQKAFTIVLDYLQIESEKILFLDDKPENIEQAGKSGIRGIVVENFKQMKEELVKLGVI, encoded by the coding sequence ATGAAAAAAAATAAATTTGAAGCAATAATTTTTGATTTGGGACAAGTTGTGATAGATGTTCAGCCGTCTATTGAGTATTGGTCTGAAATAATGGGTGTAAATGCAACAGAATTCGGTGAAAATTTTTTGTTAAGTGGCACCTATCATGCCTTTGAAAAGGGTTTGATCTCCCCGGCTAAATTTCGTGATGATATTAGAAATTTTTATAAAATAAAATTTTCTGCCAAAGAATTCGATAGAGGATGGAACGAGATTTTGATCAAATTGGTGGATGGGATTGATGAACTTATTACAAATCTCAAAGATCAATATCGGCTCGTAGTTCTCTCAAATACAAACGAAATTCATATACCTGTGTTTGAGAAAAGATTTAGGACTACAATGGAAAAATTTGAAAAGAAGTTTTATTCCTGCCGGATTCAGGCGAGGAAACCCGAACAAAAAGCCTTTACAATTGTGCTCGACTATTTGCAGATTGAATCTGAGAAAATCTTATTTTTAGATGACAAACCAGAAAATATTGAGCAGGCAGGAAAAAGCGGAATAAGAGGGATTGTTGTGGAAAATTTTAAGCAGATGAAAGAGGAATTAGTAAAATTGGGAGTAATATAA
- a CDS encoding DUF6754 domain-containing protein, with amino-acid sequence MKKIFFILVSISLILSGTLSAKTLPNNTPIEDLQIFDVPNDDGGGLALNWKPFPKEKRIIEYRIYRGASPDSLFIIASIPVNPKTGVSADTMRFNNEGYGLFVTATSRGKLKHARGQTKDDIGGRILYRSFPRDMKTYGPFMDDYRILAVTNPEDYLLKSVMKEFTETEELEDGTIDTTSTILAGLKLEQFKYILNKLKADKEYYYAVQAVNNSRKCSPLSEIVSCIPIDNPPEKLENFYAVNYKESNEMRFEWSLPFFTTDIRSYNIYLIDENDKKHLIFKRASAYPYTSQTNALVSYEEIKEKFEKFNSANMEWYKFNISIKDGAGQETFALDNPIVPEFTTPDILPTAPEYFTVDDNPSDKGDKLRVYFGKPFVGISQLQYNDKRTKLRVNYFYKENPLFLVQRLFFTVDGVTKSEFVLNKKIDFKVDPNNLPNKISIRFDCKNVGVELPENHSISYAFNYDEKNNEINLVTDENISKYYYQVYKMSSGGGGSDADVWRYSKKLPYIEREYLDKIDTKESTFRGIPKYDLETNRLYTNTYFDICTWEDERPFYTNALYLDQLKQNNEELAEEIAKLNKELNEATTEEEKEELTEKITQYTKMLNEKPPVVKEANLQQTDKARNKILLKAHTNTIRSFRYFIRKTDGKGHFVDTEIFNLDGNEYIKPYPNWFKRNETLTLIVMLIFGALVFYMVKKARRGDRLYIRPISGIEEIDNALGRATEMGKPILFVPGLSGISDVATLAGLAILGKVAKKAAEFDTPILVPVRDYIVLPIAQEIVKEAHYEAGRPDTYDKNSVFFITTAQFAFVSGVNGIMIREQTATNFYMGMFFAESLLMTETGNMTGAIQIAGTDAITQLPFFITTCDYTLIGEELYAASAYLSRQPLILGTLKAQDYMKFLIVVSVLLGTFLSTLHLPFFMKWFPAK; translated from the coding sequence TCCTGATTCTTTATTCATCATAGCCTCTATTCCGGTTAATCCAAAAACCGGCGTATCTGCGGATACAATGCGCTTCAACAACGAAGGATACGGATTGTTTGTTACAGCTACATCCCGCGGAAAACTTAAGCATGCACGCGGGCAAACAAAAGATGACATCGGAGGACGAATATTGTACCGAAGTTTTCCCAGAGATATGAAAACATACGGACCTTTTATGGATGATTATCGCATTCTTGCCGTTACTAATCCCGAGGATTACTTATTAAAAAGTGTGATGAAAGAATTCACCGAGACCGAAGAACTTGAGGATGGAACAATTGATACGACCTCCACAATTCTTGCAGGATTAAAACTGGAGCAATTTAAGTATATTCTTAATAAATTAAAAGCTGATAAAGAATATTATTATGCTGTCCAAGCCGTGAATAACAGCAGAAAATGCTCTCCTCTTTCAGAAATAGTATCCTGTATTCCAATAGATAATCCACCCGAAAAACTCGAAAATTTTTATGCTGTAAATTATAAGGAATCGAATGAGATGCGGTTTGAATGGAGCCTTCCATTTTTTACAACGGATATTAGATCATACAACATTTACTTGATAGATGAAAATGATAAAAAGCATTTGATCTTTAAAAGAGCTTCTGCTTATCCCTATACTTCTCAAACTAACGCACTGGTTTCCTATGAAGAAATCAAAGAGAAATTTGAAAAATTCAATTCTGCAAATATGGAATGGTATAAATTCAATATTTCTATTAAAGACGGAGCAGGGCAGGAAACATTTGCTCTGGACAATCCAATAGTTCCTGAATTTACTACTCCTGATATATTACCAACAGCACCCGAATATTTTACTGTGGATGATAATCCTTCTGATAAAGGGGATAAACTTCGAGTATATTTTGGGAAACCCTTTGTGGGTATTTCGCAGCTGCAATATAATGATAAACGCACCAAATTAAGAGTGAATTACTTCTATAAGGAAAACCCCTTATTCCTCGTGCAGCGTTTATTTTTCACAGTAGATGGCGTTACAAAAAGTGAATTTGTGCTCAATAAGAAAATTGATTTTAAAGTAGATCCGAATAATCTTCCAAATAAAATCTCTATTCGATTCGATTGTAAAAATGTTGGAGTAGAATTACCTGAAAATCATTCCATTTCATACGCTTTCAACTATGATGAAAAAAACAATGAGATTAATTTGGTAACAGATGAAAATATTTCCAAATATTATTATCAGGTTTACAAGATGAGCTCCGGTGGCGGTGGAAGTGATGCCGATGTCTGGCGTTATTCCAAAAAGTTACCCTACATAGAAAGAGAATATCTTGATAAAATTGATACAAAGGAATCTACTTTTCGAGGAATTCCAAAATATGACCTCGAAACTAATAGATTATATACAAACACTTACTTCGATATATGCACTTGGGAAGATGAGCGGCCATTCTATACGAACGCTTTATACTTAGACCAGTTGAAACAAAATAATGAAGAATTAGCAGAAGAGATAGCAAAGTTAAACAAAGAATTAAATGAAGCAACTACCGAAGAGGAAAAAGAAGAACTCACTGAAAAGATTACCCAATATACAAAAATGCTGAACGAAAAACCCCCGGTAGTTAAAGAAGCAAATTTACAACAAACAGATAAAGCACGAAATAAAATACTTCTAAAAGCTCATACAAATACTATTCGTTCTTTTAGATATTTCATTCGTAAAACCGATGGAAAAGGACATTTCGTTGACACAGAAATATTTAACCTTGATGGGAACGAGTATATCAAACCCTATCCAAATTGGTTTAAAAGAAATGAAACCCTTACATTAATAGTTATGTTAATTTTTGGGGCTTTAGTTTTCTATATGGTCAAAAAAGCTCGTAGAGGAGATAGACTCTACATTCGACCCATCTCCGGTATCGAAGAAATTGATAATGCGCTTGGCAGAGCTACGGAAATGGGTAAACCAATCCTCTTTGTTCCCGGTCTTAGCGGAATAAGTGATGTGGCTACTTTAGCCGGTTTGGCTATTTTGGGAAAAGTTGCCAAGAAAGCCGCAGAATTCGACACTCCCATATTAGTTCCTGTAAGAGACTACATCGTCTTGCCCATTGCTCAGGAAATCGTGAAGGAAGCACACTACGAAGCAGGACGTCCCGATACTTACGATAAAAATAGTGTGTTCTTCATTACAACAGCCCAATTCGCTTTTGTCTCGGGTGTTAACGGTATTATGATTAGAGAACAGACAGCCACAAACTTTTACATGGGTATGTTCTTCGCAGAATCACTGCTGATGACCGAAACCGGAAATATGACCGGTGCAATTCAGATCGCCGGAACAGATGCTATCACACAGCTCCCCTTCTTTATCACAACTTGCGACTACACTTTGATCGGTGAAGAACTATATGCTGCAAGTGCCTACCTATCTCGTCAACCACTTATTTTGGGAACCCTTAAAGCACAGGATTATATGAAATTTCTGATCGTTGTATCTGTTCTTTTAGGAACTTTCTTGTCAACCCTCCACTTACCATTCTTCATGAAATGGTTCCCGGCTAAATAA